A region of Streptomyces deccanensis DNA encodes the following proteins:
- a CDS encoding sigma-70 family RNA polymerase sigma factor, with the protein MRDDETTVIGALVHRAVDGDEQATHDLLAHVHPLALRYCRTRLSRLPGDARHFVEDLAQEVCVAVLLALPRYKDTGRPFEAFVFAIAGHKVADLQRAAMRHPGSTAVPSDEMPERPDDSLGPEERALLSSDAEWAKKLLANLPENQRELLLLRIAVGLTAEETGQMLGMSPGAVRVAQHRALSRLRALAEQ; encoded by the coding sequence ATGCGCGACGACGAGACGACAGTGATCGGTGCGCTCGTGCATCGCGCGGTCGACGGGGACGAGCAGGCCACGCACGATCTGCTCGCCCATGTCCACCCCTTGGCGCTGCGCTACTGCCGCACCCGGCTGTCCCGGCTGCCGGGCGACGCGCGGCACTTCGTGGAGGACCTGGCGCAGGAGGTCTGTGTCGCCGTCCTCCTCGCGCTGCCGCGCTACAAGGACACCGGAAGGCCGTTCGAGGCGTTCGTCTTCGCCATCGCCGGCCACAAGGTCGCCGACCTCCAGCGGGCCGCGATGCGCCACCCCGGGTCGACGGCCGTCCCCTCGGACGAGATGCCGGAGCGCCCCGACGACTCCCTCGGTCCCGAGGAGCGCGCCCTGCTCAGCAGCGACGCCGAGTGGGCCAAGAAGCTCCTGGCCAACCTCCCGGAGAACCAGCGTGAGCTGCTGCTGCTGAGGATCGCGGTGGGGCTCACGGCCGAGGAGACCGGGCAGATGCTGGGGATGTCACCGGGCGCGGTCCGGGTGGCCCAGCACCGGGCACTGAGCAGACTCCGGGCACTGGCCGAGCAGTGA
- a CDS encoding response regulator transcription factor: MTSVLVCDDSPLAREALRRAVATVPGVERVTTAANGEEVLRRWGADRSDLILMDVRMPGLGGVETVRRLLSADPGARIIMLTVAEDLDGVALAVAAGARGYLHKDASRAELRATVTQALADPTWRLAPRRLRSAEMGAAPTLTAREIQVLEGMSHGRSNAEIGRELFLSEDTVKTHARRLFKKLGASDRAHAVALGFRWGLVR, translated from the coding sequence ATGACATCCGTCCTCGTCTGCGACGACTCCCCGCTTGCCCGAGAGGCGCTGCGCCGCGCGGTGGCGACCGTGCCCGGCGTCGAGCGCGTGACCACGGCGGCCAACGGCGAGGAAGTCCTCCGCCGCTGGGGGGCCGACCGCTCGGACCTGATTCTGATGGACGTACGCATGCCCGGTCTGGGCGGCGTCGAGACCGTGCGGCGGCTGCTGTCCGCCGACCCCGGGGCGCGCATCATCATGCTCACCGTCGCCGAGGACCTGGACGGCGTGGCCCTCGCGGTCGCCGCCGGAGCCCGGGGCTACCTGCACAAGGACGCCTCCCGCGCGGAGCTGCGCGCCACGGTGACCCAGGCCCTCGCCGACCCCACCTGGCGGCTCGCCCCGCGCCGGCTGCGCTCGGCCGAGATGGGTGCCGCGCCGACGCTCACCGCCCGCGAGATCCAGGTCCTGGAGGGCATGAGCCACGGCCGTTCCAACGCGGAGATCGGTCGCGAGCTGTTCCTCTCCGAGGACACGGTCAAGACCCACGCCCGGCGCCTGTTCAAGAAGCTCGGCGCCTCGGACCGCGCGCACGCGGTGGCGCTCGGTTTCCGCTGGGGTCTGGTCCGCTGA
- the guaB gene encoding IMP dehydrogenase — MTANVDGVPDKFATLGLTYDDVLLLPGASDMAPDEIDTASYVSKNVRVNIPLLSAAMDKVTESRMAIAMARQGGVGVLHRNLSIEDQANQVDLVKRSESGMVADPITVHPDATLAEADALCAKFRISGVPVTDGNKKLLGIVTNRDMAFETDRTQRVRDVMTPMPLVTGKVGISGVEAMELLRKHKIEKLPLVDDAGILKGLITVKDFVKAEKYPHAAKDGEGRLLVGAAVGVAGDAFERAQALIENGVDFIVVDTAHGHSRLVGDMVAKIKSNSSGVDVIGGNIATRDGAQALIDAGVDGIKVGVGPGSICTTRVVAGIGVPQVTAIYEASLAAKEAGIPVIGDGGLQYSGDIAKALVAGADTVMLGSLLAGCAESPGELLFINGKQFKSYRGMGSLGAMQSRGDRKSFSKDRYFQEGVASDEQLVPEGIEGQVPYRGPLSSVVHQLVGGLRQSMFYVGGRTVPDLQANGRFVRITSAGLKESHPHDIQMTVEAPNYSRK, encoded by the coding sequence ATGACTGCCAACGTCGACGGAGTGCCCGATAAATTCGCGACGCTCGGGCTGACCTACGACGACGTGCTGCTGCTGCCGGGCGCGTCGGACATGGCACCCGACGAGATCGACACCGCCTCGTACGTCTCCAAGAACGTGCGGGTGAACATCCCGCTGCTCTCGGCCGCGATGGACAAGGTGACCGAGTCCCGCATGGCCATCGCCATGGCCCGCCAGGGCGGCGTCGGCGTGCTGCACCGCAACCTGTCCATCGAGGACCAGGCCAACCAGGTCGACCTGGTGAAGCGCTCCGAGTCCGGCATGGTCGCCGACCCGATCACCGTGCACCCGGACGCCACGCTCGCCGAGGCCGACGCGCTCTGCGCCAAGTTCCGCATCAGCGGCGTCCCGGTGACCGACGGCAACAAGAAGCTGCTCGGCATCGTCACCAACCGCGACATGGCCTTCGAGACCGACCGCACGCAGCGGGTCCGGGACGTCATGACGCCGATGCCGCTGGTCACCGGCAAGGTCGGCATCTCCGGCGTCGAGGCCATGGAGCTGCTGCGCAAGCACAAGATCGAGAAGCTGCCGCTGGTCGACGACGCGGGCATCCTCAAGGGCCTCATCACGGTCAAGGACTTCGTCAAGGCCGAGAAGTACCCGCACGCGGCCAAGGACGGCGAGGGCCGACTCCTCGTCGGCGCGGCCGTCGGTGTCGCCGGTGACGCCTTCGAGCGCGCCCAGGCCCTCATCGAGAACGGCGTCGACTTCATCGTCGTCGACACCGCCCACGGCCACTCCCGCCTGGTCGGCGACATGGTCGCCAAGATCAAGTCGAACTCCTCCGGCGTCGACGTCATCGGCGGCAACATCGCCACGCGTGACGGTGCCCAGGCCCTGATCGACGCCGGCGTGGACGGCATCAAGGTCGGCGTCGGTCCCGGCTCCATCTGTACGACCCGTGTCGTCGCCGGCATCGGCGTCCCGCAGGTCACCGCGATCTACGAGGCCTCCCTCGCCGCCAAGGAGGCCGGTATCCCGGTCATCGGCGACGGTGGCCTGCAGTACTCCGGCGACATCGCCAAGGCCCTGGTCGCGGGCGCCGACACCGTGATGCTCGGCTCGCTGCTCGCGGGCTGCGCCGAGTCGCCGGGCGAGCTGCTGTTCATCAACGGCAAGCAGTTCAAGTCGTACCGGGGCATGGGTTCGCTGGGCGCCATGCAGTCGCGCGGCGACCGCAAGTCGTTCTCCAAGGACCGCTACTTCCAGGAGGGCGTCGCCTCCGACGAGCAGCTCGTCCCCGAGGGCATCGAGGGCCAGGTGCCCTACCGCGGCCCGCTCTCCTCGGTCGTGCACCAGCTGGTCGGCGGCCTGCGCCAGTCGATGTTCTACGTCGGCGGCCGTACCGTCCCGGACCTCCAGGCCAACGGCCGGTTCGTCCGGATCACCTCCGCGGGCCTCAAGGAGAGCCACCCGCACGACATCCAGATGACCGTCGAGGCGCCGAACTACAGCCGTAAGTAG
- a CDS encoding WhiB family transcriptional regulator yields MADFSRLPGPNADLWDWQLLAACRGVDSSLFFHPEGERGAARSARENSAKEVCMRCPVRAQCAAHALAVREPYGVWGGLTEDEREELMGRARHRLVTASASGSETGSDT; encoded by the coding sequence ATGGCAGATTTCTCCCGCCTTCCCGGACCGAACGCTGATCTGTGGGACTGGCAGCTCCTCGCGGCCTGCCGTGGGGTCGACAGCTCACTCTTCTTCCACCCCGAAGGAGAACGCGGTGCGGCACGGAGCGCTCGTGAGAACTCGGCCAAAGAGGTCTGCATGCGATGCCCGGTACGCGCGCAGTGCGCGGCCCACGCCCTCGCGGTGCGCGAGCCGTACGGCGTGTGGGGCGGGCTGACCGAGGACGAGCGCGAGGAGCTCATGGGCAGGGCGCGCCACCGGCTGGTGACGGCGTCCGCGTCCGGCAGCGAGACCGGTTCGGACACCTGA
- a CDS encoding GuaB3 family IMP dehydrogenase-related protein produces the protein MTEIEIGRGKRGRRAYAFDDIAVVPSRRTRDPKEVSIAWQIDAYRFELPFLAAPMDSVVSPATAIRIGELGGLGVLNLEGLWTRYEDPQPLLDEITGLPDEAATRRLQEIYAAPIKEELIGQRIKEVRDSGVVTAAALSPQRTAQFSKAVVDAGVDIFVIRGTTVSAEHVSGSHEPLNLKQFIYELDVPVIVGGCATYTAALHLMRTGAAGVLVGFGGGAAHTTRNVLGIRVPMATAVADVAAARRDYMDESGGRYVHVIADGGVGWSGDIPKAIACGADAVMMGSPLARATDAPGKGNHWGMEAVNEELPRGMKVDLGTVGTIEEVLTGPSHTPDGSMNLFGALRRAMATTGYSELKEFQRVEVTVADSPHMR, from the coding sequence GTGACTGAGATCGAGATCGGGCGCGGCAAGCGCGGCCGCCGGGCGTACGCCTTCGACGACATCGCCGTCGTCCCCAGCCGCCGTACGCGGGACCCGAAGGAGGTCTCGATCGCCTGGCAGATCGACGCCTACCGCTTCGAGCTGCCGTTCCTGGCCGCCCCCATGGACTCGGTCGTCTCCCCGGCCACCGCGATCCGCATCGGCGAGCTGGGCGGCCTCGGCGTCCTCAACCTCGAAGGGCTCTGGACCCGGTACGAGGACCCGCAGCCGCTGCTCGACGAGATCACCGGCCTGCCCGACGAGGCCGCGACCCGCCGCCTCCAGGAGATCTACGCCGCTCCCATCAAGGAGGAGCTGATCGGGCAGCGCATCAAGGAGGTGCGCGACTCCGGTGTGGTGACCGCCGCCGCGCTCTCGCCGCAGCGCACGGCCCAGTTCTCCAAGGCCGTCGTGGACGCGGGTGTCGACATCTTCGTCATCCGCGGTACGACTGTGTCGGCGGAGCACGTCTCCGGCTCGCACGAGCCGCTGAACCTGAAGCAGTTCATCTACGAGCTGGACGTCCCCGTGATCGTCGGCGGCTGCGCCACCTACACGGCCGCCCTGCACCTGATGCGCACGGGCGCGGCCGGTGTCCTCGTCGGCTTCGGCGGCGGCGCGGCGCACACCACGCGCAACGTGCTCGGCATCCGGGTCCCGATGGCCACGGCGGTCGCCGATGTCGCCGCCGCCCGCCGGGACTACATGGACGAGTCCGGCGGCCGGTACGTGCACGTCATCGCGGACGGTGGCGTCGGCTGGTCCGGCGACATCCCGAAGGCGATCGCCTGTGGCGCGGACGCCGTGATGATGGGCTCCCCGCTGGCCCGCGCGACGGACGCGCCCGGCAAGGGCAACCACTGGGGCATGGAGGCGGTGAACGAGGAGCTGCCGCGCGGCATGAAGGTCGACCTCGGCACGGTCGGCACGATCGAGGAGGTCCTCACCGGGCCCTCCCACACGCCCGACGGTTCCATGAACCTCTTCGGCGCGCTGCGGCGGGCGATGGCCACGACCGGGTACAGCGAGCTGAAGGAGTTCCAGCGCGTCGAGGTGACGGTGGCGGATTCGCCGCACATGCGGTGA
- a CDS encoding nucleotide sugar dehydrogenase: protein MPADLAVIGLGQLGLPLAQAAVAAGIATLGYRTGPDSGSLTPGELRRMLARGFKPTTSPAELGRVRTAVICAPTPLGADGSLDLTQVEEAARTLAARLRPHTTVILESPVPPGTTGDLLRPLLEEGSGLRAGRDFHLAYSPARVDPGNRAYGPANIPKVIGGLTPACTESAAAFYGRLTDKVVRARGLREAETVHLLETNYRHVNIALVNEMAALCHDLNVDLWDVIRCAETKPFGFQAFRPGPGVGGHALPQDLAGHAPRSLRMVELAQRVNHRMPQYVVQRAATLLNEHGKSARGARVLLLGITYKPDVPDQEGTPADEIARRLIELGAHVSYHDPHIPTWSVLDRPIPRADSLYEATADADLTILLQQHRTYDLQGLSVKAQLLLDTRGATPTGAAHRL, encoded by the coding sequence ATGCCCGCAGATCTCGCCGTGATCGGACTCGGCCAGTTGGGGCTGCCGCTGGCCCAGGCCGCCGTCGCCGCCGGCATCGCCACGCTCGGTTACCGCACCGGGCCCGACTCCGGCTCGCTCACCCCCGGCGAACTGCGCCGCATGCTGGCCCGCGGCTTCAAGCCCACCACCAGCCCAGCCGAACTCGGCCGCGTCCGTACGGCGGTCATCTGCGCGCCCACCCCCCTCGGCGCCGACGGCTCGCTCGACCTCACCCAGGTCGAGGAGGCCGCCCGCACCCTGGCCGCCCGGCTGCGCCCGCACACCACGGTCATCCTGGAGTCCCCGGTCCCGCCGGGCACCACCGGGGACCTCCTGCGCCCCCTCCTCGAAGAGGGCTCCGGCCTACGCGCCGGCCGCGACTTCCACCTCGCCTACTCCCCCGCGCGCGTGGACCCGGGCAACCGCGCCTACGGCCCCGCCAACATCCCCAAGGTGATCGGCGGCCTCACCCCCGCCTGCACGGAATCGGCGGCCGCCTTCTACGGCCGCCTCACCGACAAGGTGGTACGCGCGCGTGGCCTGCGCGAGGCGGAGACGGTCCACCTCCTGGAGACCAACTACCGCCACGTCAACATCGCCCTGGTCAACGAGATGGCCGCCCTCTGCCACGACCTGAACGTCGACCTCTGGGACGTCATCCGCTGCGCCGAGACCAAGCCCTTCGGCTTCCAGGCCTTCCGCCCCGGCCCCGGCGTCGGCGGCCACGCCCTCCCCCAGGACCTGGCAGGGCACGCCCCCCGCTCACTGCGCATGGTCGAACTGGCCCAGCGGGTCAACCACCGCATGCCCCAGTACGTCGTCCAGCGCGCCGCCACCCTCCTCAACGAGCACGGCAAGTCGGCCCGGGGCGCCCGCGTCCTCCTGCTCGGCATCACCTACAAGCCCGACGTCCCCGACCAAGAGGGCACCCCCGCCGACGAGATCGCCCGCCGCCTCATCGAACTCGGCGCCCACGTCAGCTACCACGACCCGCACATCCCCACCTGGAGCGTCCTCGACCGCCCCATCCCCCGCGCCGACTCCCTCTACGAGGCCACCGCCGACGCCGATCTGACGATCCTCCTCCAGCAGCACCGCACGTACGACCTCCAGGGCCTGTCGGTGAAGGCGCAACTGCTGCTGGACACCCGGGGGGCCACGCCCACGGGGGCGGCGCACAGGTTGTGA
- a CDS encoding LysR family transcriptional regulator: protein MIEARHLRVLRAVAATGSFSAAGRELGCTQPAVSQQMKALESSVGTPLLVRTGREMRLTQAGEALVRHAAGILAGLTAAEEEVAAIAGLRAGRVRLVSFPSGSSTLVPTALAALRADHPGTRVSLEEAEPPRSVEMLRDGDCDIALAFRYEGAAGAEEGEWDDLVVRPLLMDRLVGLVPQGHRLARAGSIGIGELAGESWIAGCPRCRGQLVRVCESAGFTPRIDFATDDYPAVVGLVGAGLGVAVLPELAVESVRPKGVRTVSVEPVVHREIVALTLPDLALVPTVAATLDRLAGAAAR, encoded by the coding sequence GTGATCGAGGCCCGCCATCTCCGTGTCCTGCGCGCCGTCGCCGCCACCGGCTCCTTCTCGGCGGCCGGACGGGAACTCGGCTGCACCCAGCCCGCCGTCAGCCAGCAGATGAAGGCGCTCGAATCCTCCGTCGGCACCCCGCTGCTGGTCCGCACCGGCCGCGAGATGCGGCTGACCCAGGCGGGCGAGGCCCTGGTACGGCACGCGGCCGGCATCCTCGCCGGGCTCACCGCGGCCGAGGAGGAGGTCGCCGCCATCGCCGGGCTGCGGGCCGGACGGGTCCGCCTGGTCTCGTTCCCGAGCGGCAGTTCCACCCTCGTGCCCACCGCCCTGGCCGCCCTGCGCGCCGATCACCCCGGCACCCGGGTCTCGCTGGAGGAGGCCGAACCGCCGCGCTCGGTCGAGATGCTCCGTGACGGCGACTGCGACATCGCGCTCGCCTTCCGCTACGAGGGCGCGGCCGGAGCCGAGGAGGGGGAGTGGGACGACCTGGTCGTGCGCCCGCTGCTCATGGACCGGCTCGTCGGGCTCGTCCCGCAGGGGCACCGACTGGCCCGCGCGGGCTCCATCGGCATCGGGGAACTGGCCGGGGAGTCCTGGATCGCCGGCTGTCCGCGCTGCCGGGGGCAGCTGGTGCGGGTCTGTGAGAGCGCGGGCTTCACGCCCCGGATCGACTTCGCGACCGACGACTACCCGGCGGTGGTCGGTCTGGTGGGCGCGGGGCTGGGGGTCGCGGTGCTGCCGGAGCTGGCCGTGGAGTCCGTACGCCCCAAGGGGGTCCGCACGGTGTCGGTCGAGCCGGTGGTGCACCGGGAGATCGTGGCGCTCACCCTGCCGGACCTGGCTCTGGTGCCCACGGTCGCGGCGACGCTGGACCGGCTGGCCGGAGCGGCCGCGCGCTAG
- a CDS encoding SDR family NAD(P)-dependent oxidoreductase produces MTTALITGSTAGIGAAFARRLAADGHNLVLVARDTKRLREQATELHDRHGIEAEVLTADLATDEGIESVARRLADRRNPVDLLVNNAGFGNKGRYLDVSMADELRMLKVHCEAVLRLTSAATEAMRERGRGGVVNVASVAAFVPRGTYGASKAWVVQFTQGAARDLAGTGVRLMALCPGFVRTEFHDRAGMGTDNIPSWMWLDADKLVTAALADLSRGRTVSIPDPRYKALMGVVKVVPRGLLGGISSKTGRKYGPQ; encoded by the coding sequence ATGACAACGGCTCTGATTACGGGATCGACCGCGGGGATCGGTGCCGCCTTCGCGCGGCGGCTGGCGGCGGACGGGCACAACCTGGTGCTGGTGGCGCGTGACACCAAGCGGCTGCGGGAGCAGGCGACCGAACTGCACGACCGCCACGGCATCGAGGCGGAGGTGCTGACGGCGGACCTCGCGACGGACGAGGGCATCGAGTCGGTGGCCCGGCGGCTGGCGGACCGCAGGAACCCGGTCGACCTGCTGGTCAACAACGCCGGCTTCGGCAACAAGGGCCGTTACCTCGACGTCTCCATGGCCGACGAGCTGCGGATGCTCAAGGTGCACTGCGAGGCGGTCCTGCGCCTCACCTCGGCGGCCACCGAGGCCATGCGCGAGCGCGGCCGGGGCGGCGTGGTGAACGTGGCCTCGGTCGCGGCGTTCGTGCCGCGCGGCACGTACGGGGCGTCGAAGGCGTGGGTCGTGCAGTTCACGCAGGGTGCCGCGCGCGATCTGGCCGGCACCGGGGTGCGGCTGATGGCGCTGTGCCCCGGCTTCGTCCGTACCGAGTTCCACGACCGGGCCGGCATGGGCACCGACAACATCCCCTCCTGGATGTGGCTCGACGCCGACAAGCTCGTCACCGCCGCCCTCGCCGACCTCTCCCGCGGCCGGACCGTCTCCATCCCCGACCCCCGGTACAAGGCCCTGATGGGTGTGGTGAAGGTGGTGCCGCGCGGGCTGCTGGGCGGGATCAGCTCGAAGACGGGACGGAAGTACGGGCCGCAGTAG
- the groL gene encoding chaperonin GroEL (60 kDa chaperone family; promotes refolding of misfolded polypeptides especially under stressful conditions; forms two stacked rings of heptamers to form a barrel-shaped 14mer; ends can be capped by GroES; misfolded proteins enter the barrel where they are refolded when GroES binds) yields the protein MAKILKFDEDARRALERGVNKLADTVKVTIGPKGRNVVIDKKFGAPTITNDGVTIAREVEVEDPYENLGAQLVKEVATKTNDIAGDGTTTATVLAQALVREGLKNVAAGASPAALKKGIDAAVKAVSEELLATARPIDEKSDIAAVAGLSAQDQQVGELIAEAMDKVGKDGVITVEESNTFGLELDFTEGMAFDKGYLSPYFVTDQERMEAVLDDPYILIHQGKIGAIADLLPLLEKVIQANASKPLLIIAEDVEGEALSTLVVNKIRGTFNAVAVKAPGFGDRRKAMLQDMATLTGAEVISEEVGLKLDQVGLDVLGSARRVTVTKDDTTIVDGAGDSGAVQGRVAQIKAEIENTDSDWDREKLQERLAKLAGGVCVIKVGAATEVELKEKKHRLEDAISATRAAVEEGIVSGGGSALVHAVKVLEGNLGKTGDEATGVAVVRKAAVEPLRWIAENAGLEGYVITSKVAELDKGQGFNAATGEYGDLVKSGVIDPVKVTRSALENAASIASLLLTTETLVVEKKEEEPADAGHGHGHGHAH from the coding sequence ATGGCGAAGATCCTGAAGTTCGACGAGGACGCCCGTCGCGCCCTCGAGCGCGGCGTCAACAAGCTTGCCGACACGGTCAAGGTGACGATCGGCCCCAAGGGCCGCAACGTCGTCATCGACAAGAAGTTCGGCGCCCCCACCATCACCAACGACGGTGTGACCATCGCCCGCGAGGTAGAGGTCGAGGACCCGTACGAGAACCTCGGCGCCCAGCTGGTGAAGGAGGTGGCGACCAAGACCAACGACATCGCGGGTGACGGCACCACCACCGCCACCGTGCTCGCCCAGGCGCTCGTGCGCGAGGGCCTGAAGAACGTCGCCGCCGGTGCCTCCCCGGCCGCCCTGAAGAAGGGCATCGACGCCGCGGTCAAGGCCGTGTCCGAGGAGCTCCTCGCGACCGCCCGCCCGATCGACGAGAAGTCCGACATCGCGGCCGTCGCCGGTCTGTCCGCCCAGGACCAGCAGGTCGGCGAGCTCATCGCCGAGGCGATGGACAAGGTCGGCAAGGACGGTGTCATCACCGTCGAGGAGTCCAACACCTTCGGTCTGGAGCTGGACTTCACCGAGGGCATGGCCTTCGACAAGGGCTACCTGTCGCCGTACTTCGTCACGGACCAGGAGCGTATGGAGGCCGTCCTCGACGACCCGTACATCCTCATCCACCAGGGCAAGATCGGCGCCATCGCCGACCTGCTGCCGCTGCTGGAGAAGGTCATCCAGGCCAACGCCTCGAAGCCGCTGCTGATCATCGCCGAGGACGTCGAGGGCGAGGCCCTGTCGACCCTGGTCGTCAACAAGATCCGCGGCACCTTCAACGCGGTCGCCGTCAAGGCCCCCGGCTTCGGTGACCGTCGCAAGGCGATGCTGCAGGACATGGCGACGCTGACCGGCGCCGAGGTCATCTCCGAGGAGGTCGGCCTCAAGCTCGACCAGGTCGGTCTCGACGTGCTCGGCTCCGCCCGCCGCGTCACCGTCACCAAGGACGACACCACGATCGTCGACGGCGCCGGTGACTCCGGTGCCGTGCAGGGCCGCGTCGCCCAGATCAAGGCCGAGATCGAGAACACGGACTCCGACTGGGACCGCGAGAAGCTGCAGGAGCGCCTCGCGAAGCTGGCCGGCGGCGTGTGCGTCATCAAGGTCGGCGCCGCCACCGAGGTGGAGCTGAAGGAGAAGAAGCACCGTCTGGAGGACGCCATCTCCGCGACCCGCGCCGCGGTCGAGGAGGGCATCGTCTCCGGTGGTGGCTCCGCGCTCGTCCACGCCGTGAAGGTCCTCGAGGGCAACCTCGGCAAGACCGGCGACGAGGCCACGGGTGTCGCGGTCGTCCGCAAGGCCGCCGTCGAGCCGCTGCGCTGGATCGCCGAGAACGCCGGCCTGGAGGGCTACGTCATCACCTCCAAGGTCGCCGAGCTCGACAAGGGCCAGGGCTTCAACGCCGCCACCGGCGAGTACGGCGACCTGGTCAAGTCCGGCGTCATCGACCCGGTCAAGGTCACCCGCTCCGCCCTGGAGAACGCCGCGTCCATCGCCTCCCTCCTGCTCACGACCGAGACCCTGGTCGTCGAGAAGAAGGAAGAGGAGCCGGCCGACGCGGGCCACGGCCACGGTCACGGCCACGCCCACTGA
- a CDS encoding MOSC domain-containing protein, which yields MKLLSLNVGRAKAVDVVEESKRVSGIDKRPVDGPVRVAAPGPKGVGASGVAGDAVCNTKHHGGDDQAVYAFAREDLDGWERELGRTLPSGVFGENLTTEGLDVSGALIGERWRIGSEVVLEVTSGRVPCLNFQRHLGERGWVKRFTRQGAPGAYLRVIRPGEISAGDPIEIVHRPDHDVTVALAFRATMDQHSLLPRLLAAGEALHPEVLEIARKYVAAQE from the coding sequence ATGAAGCTTCTGTCACTGAATGTGGGGCGTGCCAAGGCCGTCGACGTCGTGGAGGAGTCGAAGAGGGTCTCGGGCATCGACAAGCGGCCGGTGGACGGGCCGGTGCGGGTGGCGGCGCCCGGACCCAAGGGGGTCGGCGCCAGCGGGGTGGCCGGGGACGCGGTGTGCAACACGAAGCACCACGGTGGCGACGACCAGGCGGTCTACGCCTTCGCCCGGGAGGACCTGGACGGCTGGGAGCGCGAGCTGGGCCGCACCCTGCCCAGCGGCGTCTTCGGCGAGAACCTCACCACCGAGGGCCTCGACGTCTCCGGCGCCCTCATCGGCGAGCGCTGGCGGATCGGCTCCGAGGTGGTCCTGGAGGTCACGTCCGGCCGCGTCCCCTGTCTCAACTTCCAGCGCCACCTGGGCGAGCGGGGCTGGGTCAAGCGTTTCACCCGCCAGGGCGCGCCCGGCGCGTATCTGCGGGTGATCCGGCCGGGCGAGATCAGCGCGGGCGACCCGATCGAGATCGTGCACCGGCCCGACCACGACGTCACCGTGGCTCTCGCCTTCCGCGCCACGATGGATCAACACTCCCTGCTGCCGCGGCTGTTGGCGGCGGGCGAGGCGTTGCATCCCGAGGTGCTGGAGATCGCGCGGAAGTACGTGGCGGCGCAGGAGTGA
- a CDS encoding ester cyclase → MTFVQLIDCRTSRFDEMNRLMDTWVEQTRGKRTATHSVIGKDRSDGSHFVEIVEFPSYEEAMRNSGLPETERIFQEMVALCEEMPTFTDLDVVRDEQLYAANARRFFETIATEGELPPLDDVLIEDYHDHDPANPQDAIGMDAVRREVGMWRAAFDFSFAIRDQIAQGDRVCTRWTWNATHQGDFLGIAATGREVSMTGTTIHRFSSDGKIVEGWWEYDRLGLMGQLGALDALEQ, encoded by the coding sequence ATGACATTCGTGCAGCTCATCGACTGCAGGACCAGCCGGTTCGACGAGATGAACCGGCTGATGGACACCTGGGTGGAGCAGACCAGGGGGAAGCGGACCGCGACGCACAGCGTGATCGGGAAGGACCGCTCGGACGGGTCGCACTTCGTGGAGATCGTGGAGTTCCCGTCGTACGAGGAGGCGATGCGCAACTCCGGGCTGCCGGAGACGGAGCGGATCTTCCAGGAGATGGTGGCGCTGTGCGAGGAGATGCCCACGTTCACCGATCTGGACGTGGTGCGCGACGAGCAGCTGTACGCGGCGAACGCGCGCAGGTTCTTCGAGACGATCGCGACCGAGGGCGAACTGCCGCCGCTCGACGACGTGCTGATCGAGGACTATCACGACCACGATCCGGCCAACCCACAGGACGCCATCGGCATGGACGCGGTCAGGCGCGAGGTCGGCATGTGGCGGGCCGCCTTCGACTTCTCGTTCGCGATCCGGGACCAGATCGCGCAGGGTGACCGGGTGTGCACGCGCTGGACGTGGAACGCCACGCACCAGGGCGACTTCCTCGGGATCGCGGCCACCGGGCGGGAGGTCAGCATGACCGGCACGACGATCCACCGCTTCTCGTCGGACGGGAAGATCGTCGAGGGCTGGTGGGAGTACGACCGGCTCGGGCTGATGGGGCAGCTGGGCGCACTCGACGCGCTGGAACAGTAG